The nucleotide sequence CGAGGTACCAACTGCCTAGCTAACCGACGTTTTCGGCGGATAATGCAAGCCCGCCGTGGCAGGTTGCCATTCGGTTCGTGCCGGCGCTATATAGCCGTGTGGCGAACGAATCAGCTTCTTGAAATCTGCCTTCCCTCAGGACTGCCGTTCCAGCGCCGCCCGGTCCCAGCCGGCCAGGGTGGCGCCGGCGGCGTAGGTGCTGTCGAGGAACCCGCGCAGGGCGGCCGCGGGGTCGGGGGCGGTGCGCACGGCTTCGTAGGGTAGCAGGAATTCGCCCAGCTCCGCACTGTAGAAGGCGGCGGCCGGCTGCACCGGGGCCTCGGCGAAGCCGGCCGGGGCGGGGGCGGTGTAGGCGTAGAAGGCGGCCTCCTGCCCATTGCCGCCGGGCCAGAAACCGTGGCTGATGACCTCGTGGGAGTAGGCCTCGCGGGTAATGCCGTCGGCCCCGGGGCGGGCCGGGGCCAGGCGGCCGGAAAAGCGCGTCACGGCCAAATCAAACGAGCCCCAGAAGAAATGCACCGGGCTGCACTTGCCGATGAACCCGGCCCGGAACTGTTCCAGCACCGGCGTAATGAGGGTGAGAACCCGCCAGAACCGCTGGGCTGCTGCGGGGTCGTAGCTGGCGTGCTGCTCGTCCTCGGCAAACGGAATCGGGTTTTCGATTTCCACCGGCACCGGCCAGATGCGCACCTTGATGCCCAACTCGGCCAGCATCCGTTGGACTTCGTGGTAGAAGGCGGCCACGGAGCGGGGCTGCAAGGTCAAGCGCTGCTCGGCCCCGTCGCTGCACCTGATGATGAGCTGGTGGTCGAGGAAGTCGAAGTCCATCTGGAAGCTGCGGCCTTCGTAGGGCATGGCCGAGGTGGTGAGGCCTCGGGCCGAAACGTAGAGCGGCACGTTCCAGAAGTGGTTGACGAGCGGGGTGGTGGCCAGCCGGATTTTGCCTACCACCTGCGTGTACAGATGCAGCGTAGCAAGAGTATCGGCCCAGGCGGCCACGGGCAGGGCGGGCCAGGAGGTGGCGGAGGCGGTAGGCATAGCAGACGGGGTAGCAGGTGAAACGTGCTGATAAAGACGCAACTTAGGCCCGGCGCGTTGGGAAAAGGCCCTTGGTATTTCGGGGCCGCTTGCTTCGAGCCGGCCAGCCTCCGCAACGGGCCGCCACAAATCCGCGTCTGTACCCCCGTATCCATTCCTCTCCTATGAAAAACGTCCTACGCCTGCTGCTGCTCCTGTTGCTGCTGGGTCCCGCCGCCCACGCCGCTACCGTCGATACCGTGGCTATTGCCAGCGCCGCCATGCAGCGCACCTACAAGGCCGCCGTGGCCGTGCCGACCTCCTACGCCAAAAACAAGAAAGCCCGCTACCCGGTGCTCTACCTGCTGCACGGGGCCTACGGCCACTTCTCGGACTGGAGCAGCAAAACGCCCGACAAAACCCTTATCCACCGCCTCGCCGACCAGTACAACCTCATCATTGTGATGCCCGAGGGCGAAACGTTCAGCTTCTACCTCGATTCGCCGGTGAACCCCGGCAGTCAGTTTGAAACCTACATTACCAAGGACGTCATCGGGGCCATCGACCAACGGTACCGCACCGTGGCGCGCA is from Hymenobacter yonginensis and encodes:
- a CDS encoding DUF5996 family protein; this encodes MPTASATSWPALPVAAWADTLATLHLYTQVVGKIRLATTPLVNHFWNVPLYVSARGLTTSAMPYEGRSFQMDFDFLDHQLIIRCSDGAEQRLTLQPRSVAAFYHEVQRMLAELGIKVRIWPVPVEIENPIPFAEDEQHASYDPAAAQRFWRVLTLITPVLEQFRAGFIGKCSPVHFFWGSFDLAVTRFSGRLAPARPGADGITREAYSHEVISHGFWPGGNGQEAAFYAYTAPAPAGFAEAPVQPAAAFYSAELGEFLLPYEAVRTAPDPAAALRGFLDSTYAAGATLAGWDRAALERQS